A genomic segment from Nicotiana tabacum cultivar K326 chromosome 9, ASM71507v2, whole genome shotgun sequence encodes:
- the LOC107809046 gene encoding CST complex subunit CTC1 isoform X2 has translation MEEATVKTLSIAELLHQSRPLTGASSLFSNPSHKIPPPQFSNQPHTPSLPTLFPPKILKSLNYPTVLTGTLFLPHAENSPLKCNCFRFSDGSATVCCDILRFNPSLINKKVQILAWNFIPMKCNGGFLEIIRWAFPDSSSENSSDTFNVLSGCCVDQNVSIKARYFVRGVVESVSPVSVVPCRDGSRAGPENLRGFLVNVLVCGCKLCNPKDLRLDMKNLNDEMSGRCYNKHEIVYFCGSASSWHPVFTRLIRRIVSLSGLKKRLVFVGKKVSHLMYVAADNSLMHIPELPQQCIPVKEIDASGEGELVTYTGTVTGVYTRGMIVELDNELLLLLTDPQLSVPHSVRVGAMVSVKKVHFINPSYSWTKTLILGSCVKTSISVECFSSLETGCYTVTCCQSLLAKFIDSLVFVARLWVLLVVISFRRKFSGILSEKEILGSTSKKGFAQIYATSYLPASAFQIRHGLFMEFVKHDRCACSRETSSAPLKLVAPIANLINYCEAMWRKLICHQGRDFGIMGTQKEYNSISCGRRPFVLSIKRAIHSEDIGVSLLGILKVSPSSGRMLLVDATGSVDVIIPDLPSSWNFNNMYEVRNFLSIMEDIPMKLDHVDLIQNEPFTCRSIFENAPFVREMNMPLHLYYNMRDVIPVNHHFTICVDSQVDFGKVGRGKFHLLQLMHKFPILQKFQGSQHASSTSSAFAEALILPWDLLIADKSRDTHIDKPLIDQLKEPMKFFNGMENGKLIACKRHKPDQLSREALTSGLNDTENEPSCSSSHSAYMCSFVADKHHNSCCPGKIPCLVTGNCVNYPSLGMLQHTGTKADVGSCCKPQVRKALLEFKSEAFSVYEVLKISGHYLIKHQKEGMLCTDGIGDKIVVNSGTNIWSFSFGYVNSLQSLDVSCLFKQCDSFLSHHRVLPEDYHRFQTPNCVPNNGSNEISSDVNLYIPSDVTNLFDVNLELLEDCSLGPLVPFGEMTNIYPSDHNLPEGNLTSIHGQIKAVHCSDGKSYAEHLRCESINHDCSSLFLEGTISICVHVLMDHKMVKIFGTAKKVAYPAGFGRGVTASFHRVLALSAQDNFMMISTSFIVINPSSVINDHNEDAYTCQSAALNLDGGSPLCAITASLISDTANCLETQPVEFHCRVVAIYVLVLEYNRKGKYLHTRTEPRPNSYGVDIPLAGFIFDDGSSSCCCWASWEIAAVLLGLHNEVSGESYAKTHKRSKKTRRKQACSSLTIAHLRRIMKRHGRVTVRNQASIFDSSCQDLVCSANPDKAISSSDQDFFQSLILKACCSSLLTVVGSLMSSDAVRWLETHLTELDMLMLPMQNIWVSKVHHMDSLAQAKKILQGLVES, from the exons ATGGAGGAAGCAACCGTCAAAACCCTATCAATCGCCGAGCTCCTTCATCAATCTCGTCCTCTCACCGGCGCATCCTCACTCTTCTCCAATCCTTCTCATAAAATTCCACCGCCCCAATTTTCAAACCAACCCCATACACCCTCCCTCCCCACACTTTTCCCCCCCAAAATCCTCAAATCCCTTAACTACCCCACTGTCCTTACAGGCACTCTTTTTCTACCTCACGCAGAAAACTCACCTCTTAAATGCAATTGTTTTCGTTTCTCTGATGGGTCCGCCACTGTTTGTTGTGACATTCTTCGGTTTAATCCTAGTTTAATTAACAAAAAAGTTCAAATTTTGGCTTGGAATTTTATTCCCATGAAATGTAATGGTGGGTTTTTAGAAATTATTAGGTGGGCTTTTCCTGATTCTTCTTCTGAAAATTCTTCAGATACTTTTAATGTACTGTCTGGCTGTTGCGTTGATCAAAATGTTAGTATAAAAGCTAGGTATTTTGTACGCGGCGTAGTAGAATCTGTTAGCCCTGTTTCAGTAGTTCCCTGCAGAGATGGGTCAAGAGCTGGTCCGGAAAATCTTCGGGGTTTCCTCGTAAATGTTTTAGTTTGTGGGTGTAAATTGTGTAATCCTAAAGATTTAAGATTGGATATGAAGAATTTGAATGATGAAATGAGTGGTCGTTGTTATAACAAACACGAGATTGTGTACTTTTGTGGATCTGCTTCTTCTTGGCATCCAGTGTTTACAAGATTAATAAGGAGAATTGTTTCATTATCGGGGTTGAAGAAGAGACTTGTATTTGTGGGGAAAAAGGTGTCTCATTTGATGTATGTAGCTGCGGATAACTCTTTGATGCATATTCCTGAGTTGCCCCAGCAATGTATCCCCGTTAAGGAAATTGACGCTAGCGGGGAGGGAGAACTTGTTACTTATACTGGGACTGTGACAGGAGTTTACACGAGGGGTATGATTGTTGAGTTGGATAATGAACTGTTGCTACTGTTAACGGATCCACAGCTTTCTGTGCCACATAGTGTGAGAGTTGGAGCAATG GTATCagtgaaaaaggttcattttatAAATCCTAGTTATTCATGGACAAAGACACTTATACTCGGCTCTTGTGTTAAAACTAGCATTTCTGTGGAATGTTTCTCCTCGCTGGAAACAGG ATGTTATACAGTGACCTGCTGCCAGAGCCTTCTTGCGAAGTTTATTGACTCCTTAGTATTTGTTGCCAGGCTATG GGTATTACTTGTCGTAATCTCTTTTAGGAGAAAGTTCTCTGGGATCTTATCTGAGAAAGAGATCTTGGGATCGACAAGT AAGAAAGGATTTGCTCAGATATATGCAACTTCATATTTGCCCGCTTCAGCCTTCCAAATTCGG CATGGGTTGTTTATGGAATTTGTCAAGCACGATAGATGTGCTTGTAGCAGGGAAACAAGTTCCGCTCCTTTGAAGTTG GTGGCACCTATtgctaatttaattaattattgtgaGGCAATGTGGAGGAAACTGATTTGCCATCAGGGCAGAGATTTTGGTATCATGGGTACCCAAAAGGAGTATAACTCCATATCTTGTGGCAGGAGACCTTTTGTGCTGTCTATAAAGAGAGCCATTCACAGTGAAGACATAGGTGTTTCTTTGCTTGGAATCTTGAAG GTCTCACCATCTTCTGGAAGGATGTTGCTTGTTGATGCAACTGGAAGCGTTGATGTTATCATACCAGATCTTCCATCAAGTTGGAATTTCAATAACATGTATGAG gtCAGAAATTTTTTGTCAATTATGGAAGACATACCCATGAAGCTGGATCATGTGGATTTAATCCAAAATGAACCTTTCACATGCAGAAGTATTTTTGAGAATGCCCCATTTGTGAGAGAGATGAACATGCCACTCCATCTTTACTACAACATGAGGGACGTAATACCTGTAAATCATCATTTTACTATCTGCGTAGATTCCCAAGTTGACTTTGGGAAGGTTGGAAGAGGAAAGTTTCACCTACTTCAGTTGATGCATAAATTCCCTATTCTGCAAAAG TTTCAAGGAAGTCAACATGCTTCAAGTACATCAAGCGCATTTGCCGAGGCCTTAATTCTGCCTTGGGATTTACTTATTGCTGACAAAAGCAGAGATACCCATATTGATAAGCCTTTGATAGATCAACTGAAGGAACCAATGAAATTTTTTAACGGAATGGAAAATGGAAAACTTATTGCGTGCAAAAGACATAAACCTGACCAACTGTCTCGTGAGGCTTTGACGTCTGGATTGAATGATACTGAAAATGAACCAAGTTGCAGCTCCAGTCACTCTGCTTACATGTGCTCTTTTGTGGCGGACAAGCATCATAACTCATGCTGCCCAGGCAAAATTCCGTGCCTTGTGACTGGAAATTGTGTTAATTATCCGTCTCTTGGTATGTTGCAACACACAGGTACGAAAGCAGATGTGGGGTCCTGTTGCAAACCACAAGTGAGAAAGGCATTGCTGGAATTCAAATCAGAAGCTTTTTCTGTTTATGAG GTGCTGAAAATCAGTGGTCATTACCTTATAAAACATCAGAAAGAAGGCATGTTATGTACTGATGGAATAGGTGATAAAATAGTTGTGAATTCTGGAACAAATATTTGGAGTTTTTCTTTCGGATATGTCAATTCTCTCCAAAGTTTAGATGTATCCTGCTTATTTAAACAGTGCGACTCATTTTTAAGCCACCATAGGGTTCTTCCAGAAGACTATCATCGGTTTCAAACTCCAAATTGTGTACCCAATAATGGAAGCAATGAGATCTCTTCAGATGTCAACTTATATATTCCATCTGATGTCACAAACTTATTTGATGTTAACTTGGAGTTGTTGGAGGACTGTTCTCTCGGGCCTCTTGTTCCATTTGGAGAAATGACCAACATCTACCCCTCTGATCATAATTTGCCCGAGGGAAACTTAACATCTATTCATGGGCAGATCAAGGCGGTTCATTGTTCAGATGGAAAATCGTATGCAGAACATTTAAGGTGTGAAAGCATCAATCATGATTGTTCGTCATTATTCCTTGAAGGAACTATCAGTATCTGTGTCCACGTTTTAATGGACCATAAGATG GTCAAGATTTTTGGGACTGCAAAAAAAGTTGCTTACCCTGCTGGATTTGGACGAGGCGTTACTGCATCATTTCACAGAGTACTTGCCCTCAG TGCGCAGGACAACTTTATGATGATATCTACGTCCTTCATTGTTATCAACCCATCAAGTGTGATTAATGATCATAACGAGGATGCATACACCTGCCAATCTGCTGCTTTGAACTTGGATGGTGGTTCTCCATTATGTGCTATTACTGCATCTCTGATTTCTGATACAGCAAACTGTTTAGAGACTCAACCAGTGGAGTTCCATTGCAGG GTTGTGGCTATTTATGTCCTTGTCTTGGAGTACAACAGGAAAGGCAAATACCTTCATACAAGAACTGAGCCTAGACCTAATTCATATGGTGTTGACATTCCACTTGCTGGTTTTATCTTTG ATGACGGGTCATCATCATGTTGTTGCTGGGCTAGTTGGGAGATTGCAGCAGTTTTGTTGGGGTTACATAATGAGGTTTCAGGTGAAAGCTATGCTAAAACTCACAAGAGATCAAAGAAGACCAGGAGAAAGCAGGCATGCAGCAGTTTAACTATTGCCCATTTAAGGAGAATTATGAAGCGGCATGGCAGGGTCACAGTGAGAAACCAGGCTTCCATCTTTGATTCATCATGTCAAGACCTTGTGTGTTCTGCCAATCCCGACAAGGCTATAAGTAGTTCAGATCAAGATTTCTTTCAGTCTCTCATCCTCAAAGCTTGCTGCAGCTCCCTTTTG ACTGTTGTTGGCAGTCTCATGAGTTCAGATGCTGTAAGGTGGCTGGAAACACATCTGACTGAGCTGGATATGTTGATGCTTCCCATGCAAAATATATGGGTTTCCAAAGTTCATCACATGGACAGCCTCGCTCAAGCTAAAAAGATCCTTCAAGGACTTGTTGAAAGCTGA
- the LOC107809046 gene encoding CST complex subunit CTC1 isoform X1, with protein MEEATVKTLSIAELLHQSRPLTGASSLFSNPSHKIPPPQFSNQPHTPSLPTLFPPKILKSLNYPTVLTGTLFLPHAENSPLKCNCFRFSDGSATVCCDILRFNPSLINKKVQILAWNFIPMKCNGGFLEIIRWAFPDSSSENSSDTFNVLSGCCVDQNVSIKARYFVRGVVESVSPVSVVPCRDGSRAGPENLRGFLVNVLVCGCKLCNPKDLRLDMKNLNDEMSGRCYNKHEIVYFCGSASSWHPVFTRLIRRIVSLSGLKKRLVFVGKKVSHLMYVAADNSLMHIPELPQQCIPVKEIDASGEGELVTYTGTVTGVYTRGMIVELDNELLLLLTDPQLSVPHSVRVGAMVSVKKVHFINPSYSWTKTLILGSCVKTSISVECFSSLETGCYTVTCCQSLLAKFIDSLVFVARLWVLLVVISFRRKFSGILSEKEILGSTSKKGFAQIYATSYLPASAFQIRHGLFMEFVKHDRCACSRETSSAPLKLVAPIANLINYCEAMWRKLICHQGRDFGIMGTQKEYNSISCGRRPFVLSIKRAIHSEDIGVSLLGILKVSPSSGRMLLVDATGSVDVIIPDLPSSWNFNNMYEVRNFLSIMEDIPMKLDHVDLIQNEPFTCRSIFENAPFVREMNMPLHLYYNMRDVIPVNHHFTICVDSQVDFGKVGRGKFHLLQLMHKFPILQKQFQGSQHASSTSSAFAEALILPWDLLIADKSRDTHIDKPLIDQLKEPMKFFNGMENGKLIACKRHKPDQLSREALTSGLNDTENEPSCSSSHSAYMCSFVADKHHNSCCPGKIPCLVTGNCVNYPSLGMLQHTGTKADVGSCCKPQVRKALLEFKSEAFSVYEVLKISGHYLIKHQKEGMLCTDGIGDKIVVNSGTNIWSFSFGYVNSLQSLDVSCLFKQCDSFLSHHRVLPEDYHRFQTPNCVPNNGSNEISSDVNLYIPSDVTNLFDVNLELLEDCSLGPLVPFGEMTNIYPSDHNLPEGNLTSIHGQIKAVHCSDGKSYAEHLRCESINHDCSSLFLEGTISICVHVLMDHKMVKIFGTAKKVAYPAGFGRGVTASFHRVLALSAQDNFMMISTSFIVINPSSVINDHNEDAYTCQSAALNLDGGSPLCAITASLISDTANCLETQPVEFHCRVVAIYVLVLEYNRKGKYLHTRTEPRPNSYGVDIPLAGFIFDDGSSSCCCWASWEIAAVLLGLHNEVSGESYAKTHKRSKKTRRKQACSSLTIAHLRRIMKRHGRVTVRNQASIFDSSCQDLVCSANPDKAISSSDQDFFQSLILKACCSSLLTVVGSLMSSDAVRWLETHLTELDMLMLPMQNIWVSKVHHMDSLAQAKKILQGLVES; from the exons ATGGAGGAAGCAACCGTCAAAACCCTATCAATCGCCGAGCTCCTTCATCAATCTCGTCCTCTCACCGGCGCATCCTCACTCTTCTCCAATCCTTCTCATAAAATTCCACCGCCCCAATTTTCAAACCAACCCCATACACCCTCCCTCCCCACACTTTTCCCCCCCAAAATCCTCAAATCCCTTAACTACCCCACTGTCCTTACAGGCACTCTTTTTCTACCTCACGCAGAAAACTCACCTCTTAAATGCAATTGTTTTCGTTTCTCTGATGGGTCCGCCACTGTTTGTTGTGACATTCTTCGGTTTAATCCTAGTTTAATTAACAAAAAAGTTCAAATTTTGGCTTGGAATTTTATTCCCATGAAATGTAATGGTGGGTTTTTAGAAATTATTAGGTGGGCTTTTCCTGATTCTTCTTCTGAAAATTCTTCAGATACTTTTAATGTACTGTCTGGCTGTTGCGTTGATCAAAATGTTAGTATAAAAGCTAGGTATTTTGTACGCGGCGTAGTAGAATCTGTTAGCCCTGTTTCAGTAGTTCCCTGCAGAGATGGGTCAAGAGCTGGTCCGGAAAATCTTCGGGGTTTCCTCGTAAATGTTTTAGTTTGTGGGTGTAAATTGTGTAATCCTAAAGATTTAAGATTGGATATGAAGAATTTGAATGATGAAATGAGTGGTCGTTGTTATAACAAACACGAGATTGTGTACTTTTGTGGATCTGCTTCTTCTTGGCATCCAGTGTTTACAAGATTAATAAGGAGAATTGTTTCATTATCGGGGTTGAAGAAGAGACTTGTATTTGTGGGGAAAAAGGTGTCTCATTTGATGTATGTAGCTGCGGATAACTCTTTGATGCATATTCCTGAGTTGCCCCAGCAATGTATCCCCGTTAAGGAAATTGACGCTAGCGGGGAGGGAGAACTTGTTACTTATACTGGGACTGTGACAGGAGTTTACACGAGGGGTATGATTGTTGAGTTGGATAATGAACTGTTGCTACTGTTAACGGATCCACAGCTTTCTGTGCCACATAGTGTGAGAGTTGGAGCAATG GTATCagtgaaaaaggttcattttatAAATCCTAGTTATTCATGGACAAAGACACTTATACTCGGCTCTTGTGTTAAAACTAGCATTTCTGTGGAATGTTTCTCCTCGCTGGAAACAGG ATGTTATACAGTGACCTGCTGCCAGAGCCTTCTTGCGAAGTTTATTGACTCCTTAGTATTTGTTGCCAGGCTATG GGTATTACTTGTCGTAATCTCTTTTAGGAGAAAGTTCTCTGGGATCTTATCTGAGAAAGAGATCTTGGGATCGACAAGT AAGAAAGGATTTGCTCAGATATATGCAACTTCATATTTGCCCGCTTCAGCCTTCCAAATTCGG CATGGGTTGTTTATGGAATTTGTCAAGCACGATAGATGTGCTTGTAGCAGGGAAACAAGTTCCGCTCCTTTGAAGTTG GTGGCACCTATtgctaatttaattaattattgtgaGGCAATGTGGAGGAAACTGATTTGCCATCAGGGCAGAGATTTTGGTATCATGGGTACCCAAAAGGAGTATAACTCCATATCTTGTGGCAGGAGACCTTTTGTGCTGTCTATAAAGAGAGCCATTCACAGTGAAGACATAGGTGTTTCTTTGCTTGGAATCTTGAAG GTCTCACCATCTTCTGGAAGGATGTTGCTTGTTGATGCAACTGGAAGCGTTGATGTTATCATACCAGATCTTCCATCAAGTTGGAATTTCAATAACATGTATGAG gtCAGAAATTTTTTGTCAATTATGGAAGACATACCCATGAAGCTGGATCATGTGGATTTAATCCAAAATGAACCTTTCACATGCAGAAGTATTTTTGAGAATGCCCCATTTGTGAGAGAGATGAACATGCCACTCCATCTTTACTACAACATGAGGGACGTAATACCTGTAAATCATCATTTTACTATCTGCGTAGATTCCCAAGTTGACTTTGGGAAGGTTGGAAGAGGAAAGTTTCACCTACTTCAGTTGATGCATAAATTCCCTATTCTGCAAAAG CAGTTTCAAGGAAGTCAACATGCTTCAAGTACATCAAGCGCATTTGCCGAGGCCTTAATTCTGCCTTGGGATTTACTTATTGCTGACAAAAGCAGAGATACCCATATTGATAAGCCTTTGATAGATCAACTGAAGGAACCAATGAAATTTTTTAACGGAATGGAAAATGGAAAACTTATTGCGTGCAAAAGACATAAACCTGACCAACTGTCTCGTGAGGCTTTGACGTCTGGATTGAATGATACTGAAAATGAACCAAGTTGCAGCTCCAGTCACTCTGCTTACATGTGCTCTTTTGTGGCGGACAAGCATCATAACTCATGCTGCCCAGGCAAAATTCCGTGCCTTGTGACTGGAAATTGTGTTAATTATCCGTCTCTTGGTATGTTGCAACACACAGGTACGAAAGCAGATGTGGGGTCCTGTTGCAAACCACAAGTGAGAAAGGCATTGCTGGAATTCAAATCAGAAGCTTTTTCTGTTTATGAG GTGCTGAAAATCAGTGGTCATTACCTTATAAAACATCAGAAAGAAGGCATGTTATGTACTGATGGAATAGGTGATAAAATAGTTGTGAATTCTGGAACAAATATTTGGAGTTTTTCTTTCGGATATGTCAATTCTCTCCAAAGTTTAGATGTATCCTGCTTATTTAAACAGTGCGACTCATTTTTAAGCCACCATAGGGTTCTTCCAGAAGACTATCATCGGTTTCAAACTCCAAATTGTGTACCCAATAATGGAAGCAATGAGATCTCTTCAGATGTCAACTTATATATTCCATCTGATGTCACAAACTTATTTGATGTTAACTTGGAGTTGTTGGAGGACTGTTCTCTCGGGCCTCTTGTTCCATTTGGAGAAATGACCAACATCTACCCCTCTGATCATAATTTGCCCGAGGGAAACTTAACATCTATTCATGGGCAGATCAAGGCGGTTCATTGTTCAGATGGAAAATCGTATGCAGAACATTTAAGGTGTGAAAGCATCAATCATGATTGTTCGTCATTATTCCTTGAAGGAACTATCAGTATCTGTGTCCACGTTTTAATGGACCATAAGATG GTCAAGATTTTTGGGACTGCAAAAAAAGTTGCTTACCCTGCTGGATTTGGACGAGGCGTTACTGCATCATTTCACAGAGTACTTGCCCTCAG TGCGCAGGACAACTTTATGATGATATCTACGTCCTTCATTGTTATCAACCCATCAAGTGTGATTAATGATCATAACGAGGATGCATACACCTGCCAATCTGCTGCTTTGAACTTGGATGGTGGTTCTCCATTATGTGCTATTACTGCATCTCTGATTTCTGATACAGCAAACTGTTTAGAGACTCAACCAGTGGAGTTCCATTGCAGG GTTGTGGCTATTTATGTCCTTGTCTTGGAGTACAACAGGAAAGGCAAATACCTTCATACAAGAACTGAGCCTAGACCTAATTCATATGGTGTTGACATTCCACTTGCTGGTTTTATCTTTG ATGACGGGTCATCATCATGTTGTTGCTGGGCTAGTTGGGAGATTGCAGCAGTTTTGTTGGGGTTACATAATGAGGTTTCAGGTGAAAGCTATGCTAAAACTCACAAGAGATCAAAGAAGACCAGGAGAAAGCAGGCATGCAGCAGTTTAACTATTGCCCATTTAAGGAGAATTATGAAGCGGCATGGCAGGGTCACAGTGAGAAACCAGGCTTCCATCTTTGATTCATCATGTCAAGACCTTGTGTGTTCTGCCAATCCCGACAAGGCTATAAGTAGTTCAGATCAAGATTTCTTTCAGTCTCTCATCCTCAAAGCTTGCTGCAGCTCCCTTTTG ACTGTTGTTGGCAGTCTCATGAGTTCAGATGCTGTAAGGTGGCTGGAAACACATCTGACTGAGCTGGATATGTTGATGCTTCCCATGCAAAATATATGGGTTTCCAAAGTTCATCACATGGACAGCCTCGCTCAAGCTAAAAAGATCCTTCAAGGACTTGTTGAAAGCTGA